The following coding sequences are from one Thermoplasmata archaeon window:
- a CDS encoding DUF99 family protein, translated as MRRALAKPHPRLVAVDDGAFDRRARFAPLAAVVVSLPGYVESVRRGRVRVDGRDGTEAVIALVRSTGPLDGVRALLLDGAVVGGFNVLDLDAIGQSLGLPVVALTRRPPDFPRIRAALSTWFGTDAARRWRLLRAHRLFRVPTDGAPLLATAVGCRRAEAIALVRRARVRGFWPEPLRLAHLVASADRPGPRRARGTVTVRRGTGRRVKEATTV; from the coding sequence TTGCGGCGCGCGCTCGCCAAGCCGCACCCGCGCCTGGTCGCCGTGGACGACGGCGCGTTCGATCGACGGGCCCGCTTCGCCCCCCTCGCCGCGGTGGTGGTGTCGCTGCCGGGCTACGTGGAGTCGGTCCGCCGCGGCCGCGTTCGGGTCGACGGCCGCGACGGCACCGAGGCCGTGATCGCGCTCGTGCGGTCGACCGGTCCGCTGGACGGGGTGCGGGCCCTCCTGCTCGACGGCGCGGTCGTTGGCGGCTTCAACGTCCTCGACCTCGACGCGATCGGACAGAGCCTCGGCCTCCCCGTCGTGGCGCTCACCCGTCGGCCGCCCGACTTTCCCCGGATCCGCGCCGCGCTCTCGACCTGGTTCGGGACCGATGCGGCGCGCCGCTGGCGGTTGCTGCGCGCGCACCGGCTCTTCCGGGTGCCGACCGACGGCGCTCCCCTGCTCGCGACGGCCGTCGGGTGCCGGCGCGCCGAGGCGATCGCGCTGGTGCGACGCGCTCGGGTGCGCGGCTTCTGGCCGGAGCCGCTGCGGCTCGCCCACCTCGTCGCGTCCGCCGACCGGCCCGGCCCCCGCCGGGCCCGGGGGACGGTGACGGTCCGGCGCGGGACCGGGCGAAGGGTTAAGGAAGCGACCACCGTCTAG
- a CDS encoding carboxypeptidase-like regulatory domain-containing protein yields MGATTVYVRCPNCGGEIRATLAPGPPTQWFPCPHCRAPVPVVAPRDPPPLYTWEVMPGLYPALPSPRLPRRRSGRPIAVTLIAIAVVAAALAGVLAYDGWLAVQPASFAVAGTVEHAENGLLVPIAGATVRLTNDANQSTSLTTGLNGGFAFAGVPPGGVSLNVSAVGFSPVTVTTFVSSVYAAPATGLMVELSPGGANNGTAVALAAFPDLEQFEAALGSGAVLLAIVTVVAGAAAVATDRDERPALSVVGGAAGILSPFVLFYLSLSNVFPLLTLATAALAGAGTVVVGVRAARLAETGPAAD; encoded by the coding sequence ATGGGCGCGACGACCGTCTACGTCCGCTGCCCGAACTGCGGCGGAGAGATCCGGGCGACGCTCGCGCCCGGTCCGCCGACCCAGTGGTTTCCCTGCCCCCACTGCCGGGCGCCGGTGCCGGTCGTGGCCCCCCGCGACCCACCCCCCCTCTACACGTGGGAGGTGATGCCGGGGCTTTACCCCGCTCTGCCGAGCCCGCGCCTGCCGCGTCGTCGCTCCGGGCGCCCGATCGCGGTCACGCTGATCGCGATCGCCGTCGTCGCGGCGGCGCTGGCCGGGGTCCTCGCCTACGACGGCTGGCTCGCGGTGCAGCCGGCGAGCTTCGCGGTCGCCGGCACGGTCGAGCACGCCGAGAACGGGCTCCTCGTCCCGATCGCCGGGGCGACGGTGCGCCTGACGAACGACGCGAACCAGTCGACCTCGCTGACGACCGGCCTGAACGGCGGATTCGCCTTCGCCGGCGTCCCGCCGGGCGGCGTCAGCCTGAACGTCAGCGCGGTGGGCTTCTCGCCGGTGACGGTCACGACGTTCGTCTCGTCCGTGTACGCGGCGCCGGCGACGGGGCTCATGGTCGAGCTGAGCCCGGGCGGCGCGAACAACGGCACGGCGGTGGCGCTCGCCGCGTTCCCGGACCTGGAGCAGTTCGAGGCCGCCCTCGGGAGCGGCGCGGTCCTGCTCGCGATCGTGACCGTCGTCGCGGGCGCCGCGGCGGTCGCCACCGACCGCGACGAGCGGCCCGCGCTTTCGGTGGTCGGCGGCGCCGCGGGGATCCTCTCGCCGTTCGTGCTGTTCTACCTGTCGCTGTCCAACGTCTTCCCCCTCCTCACGCTCGCGACGGCGGCGCTCGCCGGCGCCGGCACGGTCGTGGTGGGCGTGCGGGCGGCCCGTCTCGCCGAGACCGGACCGGCGGCCGACTAG
- a CDS encoding DUF2203 domain-containing protein, whose amino-acid sequence MTARSADRRGTERSAPPRLWTAEEASGRIPELEELLPRLRGWVVRLREVHAEVQRLVGFWGADVDASDQADHELKQRLDAEWTNLTHRLEEAIGGLRAEGIELKDLESGLVDFYGLEGGELVFLCWQRGEARVAFFHPIGGGYRNRRPIAAPARGIPAGRGAPNPPGSA is encoded by the coding sequence GTGACAGCGCGCTCGGCGGACCGCCGCGGAACGGAGCGTTCCGCGCCGCCCCGCCTGTGGACGGCCGAGGAGGCGAGCGGCCGGATCCCGGAGCTCGAGGAGCTGCTGCCCCGCCTGCGCGGCTGGGTCGTCCGCCTGCGCGAGGTGCACGCGGAGGTCCAGCGGCTCGTCGGCTTCTGGGGCGCGGATGTCGACGCGTCGGACCAGGCGGATCACGAGCTCAAGCAGCGCCTCGACGCGGAGTGGACGAACCTGACCCACCGCCTCGAGGAGGCGATCGGAGGGCTGCGCGCGGAAGGGATCGAGCTCAAGGACCTGGAGAGCGGCCTCGTCGATTTCTACGGACTGGAGGGCGGCGAGCTCGTCTTCCTCTGCTGGCAGCGCGGCGAGGCGCGCGTCGCCTTCTTCCACCCGATCGGGGGCGGCTACCGCAACCGCCGTCCGATCGCGGCGCCGGCGCGCGGGATCCCCGCCGGGCGGGGGGCCCCCAACCCCCCCGGATCGGCCTAG
- the ilvA gene encoding threonine ammonia-lyase, whose amino-acid sequence MAGGPALPVTLAEIEAAARTIAPSIAPTPLVLAPRLPGLPDTPVYLKLENLQRTGAFKLRGATNRIARLSEEEAKRGVITASAGNHALGVAWAARARGVPATIVMAENASPLKVHLTEALGATVVLRGSDYDEAHEHSVRLAREDQLTYVHPYDDAAVIAGQGTVGLEILEALPTVRRIVVGVGGGGLFAGIAAAVRGRGHAAELVGVQPKGCDNLRPSLERGRVVVGPRPATFADGLATRQIGDLPLAILKAAGARAVVVDDRTIARAAFLLLEQAKVLAEGAGATPLAALLEQPALADPGPTVLVVSGGNIDPFLLDRILFIGLAAEGRLLRLRAPLRDQPGRLEAFLHVAAEGGANVRHIYHGRESPDRPPGEVTVEVELEVRDALHGDAVERAYRSRGWPIERVALGPT is encoded by the coding sequence ATGGCCGGCGGTCCTGCGCTCCCCGTGACGCTCGCGGAGATCGAGGCCGCAGCGCGGACGATCGCGCCCTCGATCGCGCCGACGCCGCTCGTGCTGGCGCCCCGGCTGCCCGGCCTGCCCGACACGCCGGTTTACTTGAAACTGGAGAACCTGCAGCGGACCGGGGCGTTCAAGCTGCGGGGGGCGACGAACCGCATCGCGCGCCTCTCCGAGGAGGAAGCGAAGCGCGGCGTGATCACCGCCTCCGCCGGCAACCACGCGCTGGGGGTCGCCTGGGCGGCTCGAGCGCGCGGGGTGCCGGCGACGATCGTGATGGCGGAGAACGCCTCCCCGCTCAAGGTCCACCTCACCGAGGCTCTCGGTGCGACGGTCGTGCTGCGGGGCAGCGACTACGACGAGGCCCACGAGCACTCGGTGCGGCTCGCCCGCGAGGACCAGCTCACCTACGTGCACCCGTACGACGACGCGGCGGTGATCGCCGGACAGGGCACGGTGGGCCTCGAGATCCTCGAGGCCCTACCGACCGTGCGGCGGATCGTCGTCGGGGTCGGCGGCGGCGGCCTGTTCGCAGGGATCGCCGCCGCCGTGCGCGGCCGGGGTCACGCGGCGGAGCTTGTGGGCGTCCAGCCGAAGGGGTGCGATAACCTGCGTCCGTCCCTGGAGCGTGGACGGGTCGTGGTCGGCCCGCGGCCCGCGACCTTCGCCGACGGGCTCGCGACGCGCCAGATCGGCGACCTGCCCTTGGCGATCCTGAAGGCGGCGGGGGCGCGGGCGGTCGTCGTCGACGACCGGACGATCGCGCGCGCCGCCTTCCTCCTCCTGGAGCAGGCCAAGGTCCTCGCCGAGGGGGCCGGCGCCACGCCGCTCGCGGCGCTCCTCGAGCAGCCGGCGCTGGCCGATCCGGGCCCGACCGTGCTCGTCGTGAGCGGCGGGAACATCGACCCGTTCCTGCTCGACCGCATCCTGTTCATCGGCCTCGCGGCCGAGGGTCGCCTGCTCCGGCTGCGCGCGCCGCTCCGCGACCAGCCCGGCCGCCTCGAGGCGTTCCTGCATGTCGCGGCCGAAGGCGGGGCAAACGTGCGGCACATCTACCACGGCCGCGAGTCGCCGGACCGGCCCCCCGGCGAGGTCACGGTCGAGGTCGAGCTCGAGGTCCGCGATGCCCTCCACGGTGACGCCGTCGAGCGCGCGTACCGCAGCCGGGGCTGGCCGATCGAGCGCGTCGCGCTCGGGCCGACGTAG
- a CDS encoding 50S ribosomal protein L3: protein MARRHRPRRGSLAYSPRSRSARQVPRVRSWARGGAKPAVEGFAGYKVGMTHAFIVDYRKRSTTAGQELAVPVTVVEVPPLRVVGARLYARGPYGLRVAAEVWGSGTIEELARRLPTHPSSPTAGLERFGATSADEVRLLVHTQPQLITGTPSKTPSLFEVRVSGEKFEERREFALQQLGQELGAEQLAKEGEFVDVIGVTKGFGFQGHIQRWGVKLQPRKNSKHRRMIGTLGPHNPSFVTYRIPQAGQQGYHRRTQYNMRVLKVVRDPRSDPITPAGGFPHYGELRSACIVLHGSLPGPSKRLLRFRTPVRRLVATVEKVDIRYFSTRSKQGA from the coding sequence ATGGCACGTCGGCATCGCCCCCGTCGGGGCTCGCTCGCGTACTCGCCGCGCAGCCGCTCGGCCCGCCAGGTGCCGCGCGTCCGGAGCTGGGCCCGGGGAGGCGCCAAGCCCGCCGTCGAAGGGTTCGCCGGCTACAAGGTCGGCATGACGCACGCCTTCATCGTCGACTACCGCAAGCGCTCGACGACCGCCGGCCAGGAGCTCGCGGTCCCCGTCACGGTCGTCGAGGTGCCTCCCCTTCGGGTCGTCGGCGCCCGTCTCTACGCCCGGGGCCCGTACGGTCTGCGCGTCGCCGCCGAGGTGTGGGGCTCCGGGACGATCGAAGAACTCGCACGGCGCTTGCCCACGCACCCGTCGAGCCCGACCGCCGGCCTCGAGCGCTTCGGCGCGACGAGCGCCGACGAGGTCCGGCTGCTCGTCCATACCCAGCCCCAGTTGATCACGGGTACCCCGTCGAAGACTCCCTCGCTCTTCGAGGTCCGCGTCTCCGGCGAGAAGTTCGAGGAGCGGCGCGAGTTCGCGCTGCAGCAGCTCGGTCAAGAACTGGGCGCCGAACAGCTCGCGAAGGAAGGCGAGTTCGTCGACGTCATCGGCGTCACGAAGGGCTTCGGGTTCCAGGGACACATCCAGCGCTGGGGCGTCAAGCTCCAGCCGCGCAAGAACTCCAAGCACCGACGCATGATCGGGACCCTCGGGCCGCACAACCCCAGCTTCGTCACGTACCGGATCCCGCAGGCCGGCCAGCAGGGGTATCACCGGCGGACGCAGTACAACATGCGGGTCCTCAAGGTCGTCCGCGACCCCCGCTCGGACCCGATCACGCCGGCCGGCGGCTTCCCTCATTACGGAGAGCTGCGCAGCGCCTGCATCGTCCTGCACGGCTCCCTGCCCGGGCCATCGAAGCGCCTGCTCCGCTTCCGCACCCCGGTCCGGCGTCTCGTGGCGACCGTCGAGAAGGTCGACATCCGATACTTCAGCACCCGTTCGAAGCAGGGCGCATGA
- the rpl4p gene encoding 50S ribosomal protein L4, with translation MSDATPPEPPAAPPEHATPHHRVHVLSIAGKRGATVSLPLAFSAPLRPDLIHRAVVAAQSHRRQPYGTSPTAGVRHSVEWAGKGRGVARTPRLMDSMRGAQSPNTVGGRPAHPPRVERIWTKKINRKERRLAFASALGATRDARLAEARGHRLPTGVHLPLVLEDPVEDVRTTEDARALLERLELWADVDRSRRAVHLRSGRGRRRGRVRRTPRSLLLVTSAPGKARGFRNLSGVDVVPVLRLGTEDLAPGGTPGRLTLFSRGAVESLRARLGEAAP, from the coding sequence ATGAGCGACGCCACCCCGCCCGAGCCGCCCGCCGCGCCGCCGGAGCACGCCACGCCCCACCACCGGGTCCACGTCCTGTCGATCGCCGGCAAGCGCGGGGCGACCGTCTCGCTGCCGCTCGCCTTCTCCGCGCCCCTGCGCCCGGACCTGATCCACCGGGCGGTGGTCGCCGCGCAGAGCCATCGCCGCCAGCCCTACGGCACGAGCCCGACCGCCGGGGTGCGGCACTCCGTCGAGTGGGCCGGCAAGGGCCGCGGCGTCGCGCGCACGCCGCGCCTGATGGATTCGATGCGGGGCGCGCAGTCACCGAACACCGTCGGCGGCCGCCCGGCGCATCCGCCCCGGGTCGAGCGGATCTGGACGAAGAAGATCAACCGGAAGGAGCGACGGCTCGCCTTCGCCTCTGCGCTCGGCGCGACGCGGGATGCCCGGCTCGCCGAGGCGCGGGGGCACCGCCTGCCCACTGGAGTCCACTTGCCGCTCGTGCTTGAGGACCCGGTCGAGGATGTGAGGACGACCGAGGACGCCCGAGCGCTGCTCGAGCGCCTGGAGCTGTGGGCCGACGTGGACCGTTCCCGGCGGGCGGTCCACCTGCGCTCGGGGCGAGGCCGCCGGCGCGGTCGGGTCCGGCGGACCCCCCGCAGCCTGCTGCTCGTCACGAGCGCCCCCGGAAAGGCGCGCGGGTTCCGCAATCTCTCGGGCGTGGACGTCGTGCCGGTGCTCCGTCTCGGAACCGAGGACCTCGCCCCCGGGGGCACCCCGGGCCGCTTGACGTTGTTCTCGCGCGGAGCGGTCGAGTCGCTGCGCGCCCGCCTCGGGGAGGCCGCCCCGTGA
- a CDS encoding 50S ribosomal protein L23, protein MSEFQHRVILHAYVTEKSMDEMERLNKLEFAVDRRASRAAIKRAIERLYDCRVAKVNTKIVRSGKIATVTFHKEFSAEDIGSRAGVF, encoded by the coding sequence GTGAGCGAGTTCCAGCACCGCGTGATCCTGCACGCCTACGTCACGGAGAAGTCGATGGACGAGATGGAACGGCTCAACAAGCTCGAGTTCGCCGTCGACCGCCGGGCCTCGCGCGCGGCGATCAAGCGCGCGATCGAGCGCCTCTACGACTGTCGCGTGGCGAAGGTCAACACGAAGATCGTTCGGAGCGGCAAGATCGCGACCGTCACGTTCCACAAGGAGTTCTCGGCGGAGGACATCGGCAGCCGGGCGGGAGTGTTCTAG
- the rpl2p gene encoding 50S ribosomal protein L2 (one of the primary rRNA-binding proteins; required for association of the 30S and 50S subunits to form the 70S ribosome, for tRNA binding and peptide bond formation) has product MGKRIISRRRGSGTGTYRSPSHRHPGPVYHPPPSLVGDGRVVRIVPAPGRTAPVAEVAGPDGTELRILASAGLATGDTVAFQEGRVDRGSILPLGRIPDGTLVSNLEVKPFDGGRLVRAAGSSALVVAHSAGEVTVQLPSGRFKQFLATCRAQVGAIGGGGRRERPIIKAGKKVLATRSLARAPFKVRGVAMNPVNHPFGGGAHQHVGRPSTVSSGTWPGAKVGRFSRATRTKKRLRAERGGG; this is encoded by the coding sequence GTGGGCAAGCGCATCATCTCTCGGCGCCGAGGCAGCGGCACCGGCACCTACCGCTCGCCGAGCCACCGGCACCCCGGACCGGTCTACCACCCGCCCCCGTCGCTCGTCGGCGACGGACGCGTCGTGCGGATCGTACCGGCCCCCGGTCGGACCGCCCCGGTGGCCGAGGTCGCCGGCCCGGACGGGACGGAGCTCCGCATCCTGGCGAGCGCCGGCCTCGCGACCGGCGACACGGTCGCCTTCCAGGAGGGCCGCGTCGACCGCGGGTCGATCCTGCCCCTCGGCCGGATACCCGACGGCACGCTCGTCTCCAACCTCGAGGTGAAGCCGTTCGACGGCGGGCGGCTCGTCCGCGCCGCCGGCTCGAGCGCGCTCGTCGTCGCGCACAGCGCCGGCGAGGTCACGGTCCAGCTGCCGAGCGGGCGGTTCAAGCAGTTCCTGGCCACGTGCCGCGCCCAGGTGGGTGCGATCGGCGGCGGCGGCCGCCGCGAGCGCCCGATCATCAAGGCGGGCAAGAAGGTCCTCGCGACGCGTTCCCTCGCCCGTGCTCCGTTCAAGGTCCGCGGCGTGGCGATGAACCCCGTCAACCATCCGTTCGGCGGTGGTGCCCATCAGCACGTCGGTCGGCCGAGCACGGTGTCGAGCGGGACCTGGCCGGGCGCCAAGGTCGGGCGGTTCAGCCGCGCGACGCGGACGAAGAAGCGGCTGCGCGCCGAAAGGGGAGGCGGATAG
- a CDS encoding 30S ribosomal protein S19, with product MVPKARRAKRVEARRKREFTYRGRTLAELQALTLEEFAKIAPARARRSIRRGFNNETAVFFERMRATPQDKVVRTHCRDALVLPWHVGRRVAVHTGKEFKEVEVRAEMIGHYYGEFALTRRFEKHSGPGVGATRSSKFMPLK from the coding sequence ATAGTGCCGAAGGCGAGGAGGGCCAAGCGCGTCGAGGCCCGTCGCAAGCGCGAGTTCACCTACCGGGGCCGCACGCTCGCCGAGCTGCAGGCGCTGACGCTCGAGGAGTTCGCGAAGATCGCCCCCGCGCGGGCGCGCCGCTCGATCCGTCGCGGCTTCAACAACGAGACCGCGGTGTTCTTCGAGCGGATGCGAGCGACCCCGCAGGACAAGGTCGTCCGTACCCACTGCCGCGACGCGCTCGTGCTCCCGTGGCACGTCGGGCGGCGCGTCGCCGTCCACACCGGCAAGGAGTTCAAGGAGGTCGAGGTCCGGGCCGAGATGATCGGCCACTACTACGGGGAGTTCGCGCTCACCCGGCGCTTCGAGAAGCACTCCGGCCCCGGCGTCGGCGCGACGCGCTCGTCGAAGTTCATGCCACTGAAGTAG
- a CDS encoding 50S ribosomal protein L22, which produces MRGYTYRNEPGVNVARARGIELPISPKKTYEVLNAIRGLSLERARTILEDAVALRRPIPFRRYNQETAHHPGTGPGRYAAKVARNVLQVLKNAEENAEYDSLDTDRLFVRVAASSRGRILKAQMPRAQGRSTAWNEQTTNIEIVLAERTEAA; this is translated from the coding sequence ATGCGCGGCTACACCTACCGGAACGAGCCCGGGGTCAACGTCGCCCGGGCACGGGGGATCGAGCTGCCGATCTCGCCGAAGAAGACCTACGAGGTGCTGAACGCGATCCGCGGGCTTTCCCTCGAACGCGCGCGCACGATCCTCGAGGACGCGGTGGCGCTGCGCCGCCCGATCCCGTTCCGCCGCTACAACCAGGAGACGGCGCACCACCCCGGCACCGGACCGGGCCGCTATGCGGCCAAGGTCGCCCGCAACGTCCTCCAGGTGCTCAAGAACGCCGAGGAGAACGCCGAGTACGACAGCCTCGACACCGACCGGCTGTTCGTCCGGGTCGCCGCGAGCTCGCGCGGCCGGATCCTCAAGGCCCAGATGCCCCGGGCGCAGGGCCGCTCCACGGCGTGGAACGAGCAGACGACCAACATCGAGATCGTGCTCGCCGAGCGCACGGAGGCGGCATGA
- a CDS encoding 30S ribosomal protein S3, producing the protein MSAEQKVIQEAMRRVLLKDYLVQESARAGFGGLEITRTPMGTRVTLICERPGILIGHRGELIKNLTEDIQHRFQLDNPQIEVQEERQPSLNAQLMSEKLASTLERGWHFRRAGHSTVRRIMEAGARGCQVILSGKLTGERHRTERFKAGTIKYCGEAVHLWIDKGFSQARLKPGVIGVNVWIMRPTAKLPDEIVVKGVEERSKAAPVVLPTLEESVAAVPPPSAPPETPGAT; encoded by the coding sequence ATGAGCGCCGAGCAGAAGGTGATCCAGGAGGCGATGCGCCGGGTCCTCCTCAAGGACTACCTGGTGCAGGAGAGCGCCCGCGCCGGCTTCGGCGGCCTCGAGATCACCCGGACCCCGATGGGCACGCGGGTCACCCTGATCTGCGAGCGACCCGGTATCCTGATCGGCCACCGGGGCGAGCTGATCAAGAACCTGACCGAGGACATCCAGCACCGCTTCCAGCTCGACAACCCCCAGATCGAGGTGCAGGAGGAGCGACAGCCGAGCCTGAACGCGCAGCTGATGAGCGAGAAGCTGGCCTCGACGCTCGAGCGGGGCTGGCACTTCCGCCGCGCCGGCCATTCGACCGTGCGCCGGATCATGGAGGCGGGCGCCCGCGGGTGCCAGGTGATCCTGTCCGGCAAGCTCACCGGCGAGCGGCACCGCACCGAGCGCTTCAAGGCCGGCACGATCAAGTACTGCGGTGAGGCCGTCCATCTCTGGATCGACAAGGGGTTCAGCCAGGCCCGCCTGAAGCCGGGGGTCATCGGCGTCAACGTCTGGATCATGCGACCAACGGCCAAGCTGCCCGACGAGATCGTGGTGAAGGGCGTCGAGGAGCGTTCGAAGGCGGCGCCCGTCGTGCTGCCGACCCTCGAGGAGTCCGTCGCGGCCGTGCCGCCCCCGAGCGCCCCCCCCGAGACCCCGGGGGCCACGTGA
- the rpmC gene encoding 50S ribosomal protein L29 translates to MTLLRMKELRELSDDDLRRKVSEVENDLLRERGVAAMGGAPPSPGRMRALRTNVARALTVLNERASQSREAPRP, encoded by the coding sequence GTGACGCTCCTGCGCATGAAGGAGCTGCGCGAGCTCTCCGACGACGACCTCCGGCGCAAGGTCTCCGAGGTCGAGAACGATCTCTTGCGGGAGCGCGGCGTCGCGGCGATGGGCGGCGCTCCGCCGAGCCCCGGCCGCATGCGCGCCCTGCGCACGAACGTCGCCCGCGCCCTCACCGTCCTCAACGAGCGCGCGAGCCAATCCCGGGAGGCCCCGCGTCCGTAG
- a CDS encoding ribonuclease P protein subunit: MAPAHVPALALDRVEREALAGEILGASVIVRAAPGLRTPIAGTLVDETMSTFVVRRPGRARPVRVAKAGLEGTIVLGRRELPLRGDALRVRPEDRTKRLLTGGPRRFR; the protein is encoded by the coding sequence ATGGCGCCGGCACACGTCCCCGCACTCGCCCTCGACCGCGTCGAGCGGGAGGCGCTCGCCGGGGAGATCCTCGGCGCGTCGGTCATCGTGCGCGCGGCCCCCGGGCTCCGGACGCCGATCGCGGGCACGCTCGTTGACGAGACGATGTCCACGTTCGTCGTGCGCCGACCGGGCCGGGCGCGGCCGGTGCGCGTCGCCAAGGCCGGCCTCGAGGGCACGATCGTCCTCGGCCGGCGAGAGTTACCGTTAAGAGGCGACGCCCTTCGCGTGCGTCCCGAGGACCGCACGAAGCGGCTCTTGACCGGTGGTCCTCGGAGGTTCCGATGA
- a CDS encoding 30S ribosomal protein S17 — MTPARTPRARDIGLDVRAPKTRCDDRHCPFHGRLSLRGQVLEGTVVSTSMQRTAVVERTLLHYLAKYERYEKRRRRYLAHAPACLKVAVGHRVRIAESRPLSKLVAFCIVEDLGEVAMPVRGEEASTLRPAPAPPEEA, encoded by the coding sequence ATGACCCCGGCCCGCACGCCCCGCGCCCGTGATATCGGGCTCGACGTTCGCGCACCGAAGACGCGGTGCGACGACCGCCACTGCCCGTTCCACGGCCGCCTGTCCCTGCGCGGCCAGGTCCTCGAGGGGACGGTCGTGTCGACCTCGATGCAGCGGACCGCGGTCGTCGAGCGGACGCTGCTGCACTACCTGGCGAAGTACGAGCGCTACGAGAAGCGTCGACGGCGCTACCTCGCGCACGCCCCCGCCTGCCTCAAGGTCGCGGTCGGCCACCGGGTCCGCATCGCCGAGAGCCGGCCGCTGTCCAAGCTCGTGGCCTTCTGCATCGTCGAGGATCTCGGCGAGGTCGCGATGCCCGTGCGCGGCGAGGAAGCGTCGACGCTGCGCCCGGCGCCGGCGCCTCCGGAGGAAGCATGA
- a CDS encoding 50S ribosomal protein L14 — MKGLAGRRGRGLPKGARLDCVDNTGAKVVEIIAVRNWHGTHRRYPRAGIADLVIVSVKKGTPEMRRQVLHAVIVRARSPFRRPDGTRLQFEDNAAVITTETGEIKGSQIKGPVAKEAAERWPRIAAASSIIV, encoded by the coding sequence ATGAAGGGCCTGGCGGGACGCCGGGGCCGGGGGCTCCCCAAGGGGGCGCGCCTCGATTGCGTCGACAACACCGGCGCGAAGGTCGTCGAGATCATCGCCGTGCGGAACTGGCACGGGACGCACCGGCGCTATCCGCGCGCCGGTATCGCCGACCTCGTCATCGTCTCCGTCAAGAAAGGGACCCCGGAGATGCGGCGGCAGGTCCTGCACGCGGTCATCGTCCGGGCCCGCTCGCCGTTCCGCCGGCCCGACGGTACGCGCCTCCAGTTCGAGGACAACGCGGCGGTCATCACGACGGAGACCGGCGAGATCAAAGGCTCTCAGATCAAGGGACCGGTCGCGAAGGAGGCGGCCGAGCGCTGGCCGCGGATCGCCGCGGCCTCGTCGATCATCGTGTAG
- the rplX gene encoding 50S ribosomal protein L24 produces MTLSPHSPRRQRKALYTADAFERRRRMTVPLSRDLRRRIRARSVPIRKGDTVRVLGGSFVGREERVARIDRRAYSVVLDNVTVKTGEDKLKPLPIRLSHLVITRLNLSDAWRRRSLRVADEDVSPEERGEPPEAEAPAGAPAPATPAEDSPAPTASPRPRRRRASATPSDEPEAAP; encoded by the coding sequence ATGACGCTCTCCCCCCACTCCCCGCGCCGGCAGCGCAAGGCGCTCTACACCGCGGACGCGTTCGAGCGACGCCGCCGCATGACGGTCCCGCTCTCCCGGGACCTGCGCCGCCGCATCCGCGCCCGCAGCGTGCCGATCCGCAAGGGCGACACCGTCCGCGTGCTGGGCGGCAGCTTCGTCGGGCGCGAGGAGCGGGTCGCGCGGATCGATCGACGCGCCTACAGCGTCGTCCTCGACAACGTCACGGTCAAGACCGGCGAGGACAAGCTCAAGCCGCTGCCGATCCGGCTGAGCCACCTCGTGATCACCCGGCTCAATCTCTCCGACGCCTGGCGGCGCCGTTCGCTGCGCGTCGCGGACGAGGACGTCAGCCCCGAGGAGCGGGGCGAGCCGCCGGAGGCCGAGGCGCCGGCCGGGGCCCCCGCGCCGGCGACCCCGGCGGAGGATTCGCCCGCGCCCACCGCATCGCCCCGCCCGCGGCGGCGCCGCGCCAGCGCGACCCCCTCCGACGAGCCGGAGGCGGCGCCATGA